The Litchfieldia alkalitelluris genome has a window encoding:
- a CDS encoding ABC transporter substrate-binding protein, producing the protein MKKKFLFMTIIFSLLLITACGQGGQQEEQTGEDKTEEVKVLKMATSADFAPFESRDPSGEIVGFDIDLAKHIAEELGYELKIEDMKFDGLVGALQTNRVDIVLAGMSATEKRDKNVDFSIQYHHSGEMFLTLKDSEIKTIDDLVGKKVGVQLGTIQEEGAKKLQETIDFEMKQVDNSTTLIQELLSNRIDVAYLDKSVATGYIKEQDLAGFDDPTSSSPGMAVAFPEGSELIDDVNKVIEEMQASGKLEELKEKWLTEEE; encoded by the coding sequence GTGAAAAAGAAATTCTTATTTATGACTATCATATTTTCACTTTTACTTATAACTGCATGTGGACAAGGTGGTCAACAAGAAGAACAAACAGGAGAAGATAAAACTGAAGAAGTTAAAGTACTTAAAATGGCAACATCAGCAGATTTTGCCCCATTTGAATCAAGAGATCCATCTGGAGAGATTGTTGGTTTTGACATTGATTTAGCAAAACATATTGCAGAAGAATTAGGATATGAGCTGAAAATTGAAGATATGAAATTTGATGGACTTGTTGGAGCATTACAAACAAATCGTGTAGATATAGTTCTTGCAGGGATGTCTGCAACTGAAAAACGTGATAAAAACGTTGACTTTTCAATTCAGTATCATCATTCAGGAGAAATGTTCTTAACTCTTAAGGATTCTGAGATTAAGACAATTGATGATCTTGTTGGTAAAAAGGTTGGAGTTCAATTAGGAACTATTCAAGAAGAAGGTGCAAAGAAGCTTCAAGAAACGATTGATTTTGAAATGAAGCAAGTAGATAATTCTACAACTTTAATTCAAGAACTATTATCTAATCGTATTGATGTTGCCTACTTAGATAAATCAGTTGCTACTGGATATATTAAGGAACAAGACCTTGCTGGTTTTGATGATCCGACATCTAGTTCTCCAGGAATGGCAGTTGCATTCCCAGAAGGTAGTGAATTGATTGATGATGTAAACAAAGTCATTGAAGAAATGCAAGCAAGCGGAAAGCTTGAAGAACTAAAAGAAAAATGGCTTACTGAGGAAGAATAA